The following DNA comes from Mesorhizobium sp. B2-1-8.
GGTGGGGGCTCGGCGCGCGAGTGACGGGCTCCTCCCGCAGATCTGGAATGCGCGCCCAAGGTACGCGAAATTTGGGCTGGCGCTCCGGTGCCGGCATCCTTTTGCCGGTCCGCCCGTGCCGATCTGGCCACCCGCTTGCGAACGGGAGGCCTGCTCATGGATTTCGATGAGATCGAACCCATATCTTGGGTAGGAGTTTGAGCGTGACCTTCGCGCGGGTGGCCCTTTTCGCCGCGGCCTTCGTCGCCGCGGCTGTCGTTTCTCTCTTCCCTTCGGCCGGGAGCGAGAAGGTTGCGCTGAGCGTGGCGATCGATGGCGCCATCGGGCCGGCAAGCGCAAGGCAGCTCGAGGAAGCGCTCGGCGTCGCCGCCAAACGGGACGCCGCGGTCCTCATCCTTAAACTCGACACGCCCGGCGGGCTGGTCACCTCGATGCGCCAGATGATCTCCGATATCCTGGCTTCGCCGGTGCCCGTCATCGGCTATGTCGCGCCTGCCGGTGGCCATGCGGCGAGTGCCGGCACCTACATCCTCTATGCCACCCATGTCGCGGCCATGGCGCCCGGCACCAATCTGGGTGCCGCGACACCGGTGGAGATGGGCGGGCTGCCGGCGCTTCCGGGCGACCAGAAGGACAACCAGAAGGATGCCACCGGACGGCCGGCGGGCGACGCGATGATGACCAAGGTGACCAATGACGCGGTCGCCCTGATCCGCTCGCTCGCCGAACTGCGCAATCGCAATGGCGACTGGGGCGAGAAGGCCGTGCGCGAAGCGGCGAGCCTGTCGGCCAATGCGGCATTGCAGGAACATGTGATCGATTTCGTCGCTCGCGACACCACCGAGCTCCTGCAACTGGCCGATGGGCGGACCGTCGATGTGGCCGGCAAGAAAGTGGTGCTGGCGACGAAGGGGCTGCCGGTCGAGACGCTGGAGCCGGGCTGGTTCATCCAGCTGCTTTCCGTCATCACCGATCCGAACACCGCCGTCATCCTGATGCTGGTCGGCGTCTATGGCATCGTCTTCGAGTTCACCAGCCCGGGCGCGGTCGCGCCCGGCGTCATCGGCACCACCTGTCTCGTGCTCGGCCTTTATGCGCTCGATCTCCTGCCGATCAACTATACCGGCCTTGCCCTGATGCTGCTCGGCATCGTTTTCCTCATCATCGAGGCCTTCAATCCCACCGTCGTGCTCGGGCTCGGCGGCGTGGCCGCCTTTCTGTTCGGTGCCGCCATGCTGCTGCGGATCGAGGGGCCGGGCTTTGCCATGTCATGGGCCGTCATCGGTCCGGCCGCCGCGCTGACGCTTGGATTGGCGCTGCTGAGCGGTACCTATCTCTGGGCGGCGCGCCGGAACCCGCCGCGCGTCGGCGGCGAAGCGATGCGCGGCCAGCCGGCCGAGATCCTCGACTGGCAGGGCGGCGAGGGCCATGTGCTGGCCCTGGGCGAGCGCTGGCGAGCGAAGGCCGATGAACCCGTCGCGGCCGGCGACAGCGTCGAGGTGACGGACATCAGCGACCTCGTGCTGACCGTGCGGCGGCGCGACGCGGGAAGGAATGGAGCAAGGCAATGAACATCGGCTATGTGGCCTATCTGGTACTAGCGCTAATTGTGGTCATATTCCTGTCCGCGGCCATCCGCATCCTCCGGGAATATCAGCGCGGCGTGGTCTTCACGCTCGGCCGCTTCACCGGGGTCAAGGGGCCCGGGCTCATCATCCTCGTTCCCTTCGTCCAGCAGATGGTGAAGGTCGACCTGCGCGTGGTGGTGCAGGACGTGCCGCCGCAGGACGTGATTTCGCGCGACAACGTCTCGGTGAAGGTCAATGCCGTGCTCTATTTCCGCATCGTCGACGCCGAACGGGCGGTCATCCAGGTCGAGGACTACATGGCCGCCACCAACCAGCTGGCGCAGACCACGCTGCGATCGGTGCTCGGCAAGCACGAACTCGACGAGATGCTGGCCGAGCGCGACAGGCTCAACAGCGACATCCAGGAAATCCTTGACCAGCGCACCGATGCGTGGGGCATCAAGGTGTCCAATGTCGAGATCAAGCATGTCGACCTCAACGAGAACATGGTCCGCGCCATCGCCAAGCAGGCCGAGGCCGAGCGGCTGCGGCGCGCCAAGGTGATCAATGCCGAAGGCGAGCAGCAGGCGGCTGCGAAACTGGTCGAGGCGGGCCGCATGCTGGCGGCCGAGCCGCAGGCCATGCAGCTGCGCTATTTCGAGGCCTTGCATGACATCGCCGGCGAGCGCTCCTCCACCGTGGTGTTCCCGTTGCCGGTGGACCTGCTCGGTCAATTCCTGAAAGGGCAGGGGAAGTAAGCAACCCCTTTCCGCCTCCCAACTGGGTGAGTTCAGCCAGCCTGCAGGTTCCTGCGCTTCCGGTCCCACGGACGTCAAATACGCTCGCTTCCGGGCTCTCGATATCGTCCACCCTCGGCTCGGCCTGGTCTGGCTCAACGCTACAACAACAAGTCCAGGAAAAATGTGGAACAGTTTCCGTCAAGAAGGCGTGCTTACGCACTGCAAGGCACACTCAAAATAAGTGAGAAATAAACCATAAGTCTTTGTCCTAGATCAAAGTCGAGAGTGGTTTCTTCGGGTAACAGGGCGTCCGCTGCGATATTTTGGAGAGGATGGCGGATGTCCACCCTTCATTTGAGTTCAGAATACCGGAATAAACAGGATAGCCTGTCCGAGCAGTCAAAATCGGTACATCATGGGGCAATGGAGCTTCAGACAGCCATTCTCCTTACATTGCGGGGCTATCGTCGCCGCTCAGTAATTTCCACCAATTATGTGATGAAAAGGGTGCGACAGCTGTGTCCTGATTGCGTGCTCGCCGACCATGCATTGGCCGGATTGATCCAGGAAGCCGCGGTGTTGTTGGCATTGATCCCGGTGTTCGATCCGTGCCTTGGCAAGGATAGATAGGTTAGAGCGGCTACAAAGCCTTTTAGCATCGCTGAACCTCGCGGTCCGCAGGGCCGCGAGGTCTTTTTTGTCCATTTCTGCGCGGTCGCCCGGCAGGAACGGCGCTGTCCCGCCAGATATTGCGTCCTTGCTGGGTCCGCCTGATCTTTTCTCACTGTCAGAACCTGACGCTGAGATCTGCCTTGGCCCCGTTGTCGGTGTTGTGGCCGCCGAACTGGCCGACATAGGACAGGCCAAGTGTCGCATTGGCCGACATCGGCAGGTCGAAGCCGGTCTCGATCACCGCGCTGTTTCACCCTGAGGTTGACATGTCATTGGAGCCCGGCCTTGTCTTGGGCAGGCCGGCACTGGAATTGGACTGGAGCGAAAAGCAGCGTCTTTTGCGCGCACTGTGGCAGTTCGGCGTCATCGGTCTCGGCCTCGCACGGGCTGGTATCGGACCGAGAGCTGCAAAACTTATCTGGCGCTTGTCGGCGTATAGCCGAAGCGGCGACGAAAGCAGCGGTTGAAGTACGATACGTCGCTGAATCCGCTTGTCAGGGCGATGTCGCTGACCCGCATGTCGCTGTGTTTGTGCGAGAGCATCCTGTGGGCGCTCTGCAAACGCAGTTCGAGAACGCGTTCAGAGAAGCTCATTCCCGTCTCTTGAAGGAGGTCGTGGACATAGCGCGCCGACAGGCCGAGTTGTTGCGCGACACTTTGGGCGGAAATGCCGGGATCGATAATTGCTCTCGCCGCATCTGCGCCGTGCTTCGCTGATCGGCGATCTGCTCGACCAGGGCCGCGTCATCACCCATCTTTATCGCCAGGCGCTCGATCATCTGGCTGTGCCTGTCGTGCTTACCCACGCCAACGGAGCAATCCTCCATGCGAATGCGGCCGCCGAACAGATGTTTTCGGCGCAGGGTCCCATTCTCTCCAGGAACGGCCTGCTCCAGGCACAGAATCCGGTGGCGGCCCGCGCCCTTCTGGACGCGATCGCCAGTGCGGCGGGCGCGGATGCTTCGCTTGGCGCGCGCGGCATAGGGCTGCCGGTTTCGGCCCAGGGCCAGCCGCCCGCCGTTGCCTATGTGTTGCCGCTGACTGAAGGAACGGCGCGCGCGGTTTTCCGGCCGGCATGCGCGGCTGTGTTCATATCGACGACGACATCGGCTTCTCCCCTCCCGGAAGCCGTTCTGATCACGCTGTTCGACCTTACACCCGCGGAGGCCCGGGTGCTGCTGCGGATCGGCGGCGGATTGTCAGCCTCCAAGAGCGCGTCGTCGCTCGGCATTGGTGAAAACACCTTGAAGACCCACCTCAATCGGATTTTCGCCAGAACCGGCACGAGACGCCAAGCCGACCTCGTCAAACTCGTGTCGGACATCGGCACGCCGCTGGCGGCTCATGGACCCTGAGGGCGGAGCGCGTGGTCTCTACCGCCAGCGGGTCAGAGGCTTTACCGCCGCCAGGGCGGCTCCGGCGCGAAGCGCTTGCCGATCCAGTCGGCGAAGGCGCGGGTCTTGGCGGCCTTTCCCTTGGCCGAGGGCGTGACGACATAGACCGCGCCTTCGTCCGCCAGCGTCCACTCCTCCAGCACGGGCACCAGCCGTCCATCGGCAAGCTCGCGGCCGACCAGCCAGTCGGTGCTCATCATCAGGCCGACGCCTTGCACGGCGGCGTCGACCAGCACCTCGGCGTCGTCGCTGACCAATGGCCCGGAAACCTCAACGCGCGCGCGCCGGCCCTCGCGGTCGGTCATCTCCCAGGCCGGAAAGGTCTGGAAGCCCGAGAAGCCCAGGCAGGAATGGTCGAGCAGTGCCTGCGGTGTCTCCGGCCTGCCCCTGCGGGCAAGATAGGAGGGGGCGGCGCAGAGCAGCCGGCGTCGCGTCGCCACCTTGCGTGCCACCAGGCGCGAATCCTCCAGGCTGCCCAGCCGCACGGCGACATCGAAATTCTCGGCGACCAGATCGGTGAAGCGGTTGGAGAATTCGGCCTCGATGCGCACATCGGGAAATTCGGCAAGGAATTGAGGCAGCAGCGGCCCGATCCACATGCGCCCGAACGTGCCGGGCAGGGCCAGCCTGAGCACGCCGCGCGGGCCGCCCCCGGCATGCGCGGACGCGACGGCCTCGGCCTCGTCGACGGCAGCGAGGATGGCGCGCACACGCACCAGGAATTCGGCGCCTGCTTCGGTCAGCGACACGCTGCGCGTCGTGCGCGAGAGCAATCTCACCCCCAGCCGCGTCTCAAGCGATTGCAGGCGCCGCGACAGGATGGTCGCGTCGCGTCCGACACGCGCCGCCGCGCGGGTGAAGGAGCGCGCCTCGGCGATGGCCGCGAAGGCGGCCATCTCGGCAAGGGCCGCGGGTTCGTGAGATTGCTGCATCATTCACAGTTCTCAATTGCAGAAAACAAGGATTATCCAGAGATAGCGCAGCAAATAGGTTCACTCAATCCATCAATCGTCCCACCGGAGTGAAACCATGAAAGCCATCGAACTCAGCCAGCCCAGGCTGGACGCCTTCCGCGCCGTCACCGTTGCAACCCCCGAACCGCAGCGTGGGGAGGTGCTGATCCGTCAGCGCGCGGCGAGCCTCAATTTCGTCGATGTCGCGGTGGCGAGCGGCAATTATCCCGGACCGAGCTTTCCGCTCATCCCCGTCGCCGACGCCGCCGGCGAGATCGTAGCGCTGGGCGAGGGCGTTGCCAGATTCGCCATCGGCGACCGCGTCGTCGCGCATGCCAAGCCGCGCTGGATCGGTGGGCCGCCGCGGCCTTACGAGACGACGCAGATGCGCGGCATCTCGCTGCCGGGATCGCTGGCCGAATATGTGGCGCTGCCGGCCAATTCGCTGGTGCCGGTCCCGGCGCATCTCTCCTTCGAGGCGGCCTCGACGCTGCCGATCGCCGGCACCACGGCCTGGAACGCCATCAGCGCCGCCAATGTCGGGCCGGGCTCGGTCGTCGTGCTGCTTGGCACGGGCGGCGTCTCGATCTTCACCCTGCAACTCGCGAAGGCCGCCGGCGCCACGGTCATCATCACCTCGTCGTCGGACGAGAAGCTGGAGCGGGCGAAGGCACTCGGCGCCGATCATCTCATCAACTACCGCGCGACGCCCGACTGGGACGGCAAGGTGCTGGAGCTGACCGGCGGTCTCGGCGCCGACCTCATCGTCGAGACCGGCGGAACCGCAACCTTCGCCCGCGCCGTCAACGCCACCGCGCCCGGCGGCACGCTGTTCACCATCGGCTTCGTCACCGGCGCCGAGGCCACGGTCAATCTGCTGCCGATCATCATCAAGGCGCTGAAGGTGGTCGGCAACAACACCGGATCCGTGTCCGATCTCTTCGACGCCGCCCATGCCATCGGCGCGGCCCGGATCGAGCCGGTGGTCGACAAGATGTTTTCACCCGATCAAGCGACCGAAGCCTACACCCACATGGCCGCCGGCGGCCTGCATTTCGGCAAGCTGGTGTTCGGGCTGGAGTGGTGAAGTAGCCGATCTCCCCCTCGTGGGGAGATGCCCGGCAGGGCAGAGGGGGCGCGAAGGATCGCGGCCTTTCGGTCAATCTGAGAGCGCTGAGGAGCTGCATAAACTTGCGATCGCAAACTGCTGACATGCCGGCGGGACAGCGCCCCCCTCTGGCCTGCCGGCCATCTCCCCCACTTGGGGGCAGATTACTCGCTTCACTGTTAAATCAGCTTCTCCAAGGTAATCGGCAGATCCCTAATCCGCTTGCCCGTCGCGTGGAACACAGCATTCGCAATGGCCGGCGCCATGCCGACGATCGCCAGTTCACCGACGCCCTTGCCGCCAAGCACCGAGGAGTGCAGGTCGGGGATGCCGACCGAGATCACCTCGATGTCGGGGATGTCGGCATTGGTGGGGACGAGATAGTCGGCGAGGTTGTTGTTGACGATGCGGCCGTGGCGGCGGTCGACGATGCCTTCCTCGAGCAGCGCCTGGCCGATACCCATGATGATGCCGCCCTTCCATTGGCTTTCGGCCAGCTTCGGATTGTAGAGCCGGCCCGAATCCAGCGCCGACACCACGCGCGACACGCGCACCGTGCCGAAATCCTCGTCGACACGCACCTCGACGAAATGCGCGCACCAGGAATGGCGGGAATAGTCGCCCTCGGTGTGCGGCAGCGCCATGGCGATGGTGGTGTAGTTCTTGTAGCGATCCTCGGCGCTCGAATTGGCCGGCATAGTGTCGCCGGTCGCCTCGATGCGGTCGCGGCCGATGCTTTTGAGCAATTCGGCGACCGAGACATCAGGACCGTCGCCGCGTGGCGCGGTGATGCGGCCATTGGCGACGACCAAAGTGTTGGCCTGCAGCGCGTGGAAGGGCGAGCGCGGATCGCTGATCGCCAGACCGATCAGCTGGTCGAGCGCCGACGTCGCCGCCTTGTGGACGGCGCCTGTCATCACGCCGGCCAGCCGTGAGCCGCCGGCGACGCCGGCACGGGGAAAGCGGGAGTCGCCGAGCTTCACCACGACGTTGTCGGCGGGCACGCCGACCGTCTCGGCGGCGGTCTGCGCCAGGATGGTGTAGGTGCCCTGGCCCATGTCGATCGAGGAGCTTTCGACCTCGACCGAACCATCGGCCAGGATGCGGACGATCGCCTCGCCATAGGCGCGCCGCACCGGATAGGTGCCGGCGGCCACGCCCCAGCCGATCAACTGGTTCCCGTCGCGCATCGAGCGTGGCTCGGGCGTGCGCCTAGTCCAGCCGAAGCGGTCGGCGCCTGCTGTAAAAGCCTCGCGCAACTGCCTGGTCGACCAGGCTTTTTTCGCATGCGGGTCCTGCTCGGCGTAGTTGCGCAGCCGGATTTCCAGCGGATCGATGCCGACCTCGTAGGCGAGTTCGTCAATGGCGCTTTCGATGCCGAAGGCCGACGGGTTTTCGCCCGGCGCACGCATGGCGCCTGGTACCACCGAGTTCACCCGCACGACATTCTGTTTCGAGGAGAAATTCGGCGTCGCGTACATGATCGAGGTGACCGAGCCCAGCGGCTCGACCCACATGCCATCGATCGAGGTTTCGTTGACGCCGCGATGCACGATCGACTGGATCATGCCGTCATGGTCGGCGCCGATCGTCACCGTCTGGCGGGTCGCGGCGCGGCCGCCGTAACCGGTGAAGGTCTGCGGCCGCGTCATCACCAGCCGCACCGGCCGGCCGAGCATTTTCGCGGCACTCGCGGCAATCGCGCCATGGCTGAGCGCCAGCGCCTTGGAACCGAAGCCGCCGCCGATATAGGGCGACACCAGCCGCACATTCTCGAACGGCACGCCGAACCATTCTGCATAGGTGCGCGCCATGCCGTCCAGCCACTGGCTCGGCTCCCACACGGTCAGGTGGTCGCCTTCCCAGCGGGCGATAAGGCCATGCGGTTCCATCGGCGCCTGGTATTCGCGCGGCGTGTTGTAGGCGGCGCAGATGCGCACCGGGGCCGCGGCGAAGGCGGCGGACGCGTCGCCCCATTCCTTGGTCATGGCGTCGACCGGAATGCCGTCACCAGCCTTGCCATCGCTGAGGTCGACGATTGCCGGCGTCTCGTCATAGCTGACCTTGACCATCGCTGCGGCGGCCACGGCCTGCTCGAAGGTCTCGGCGACGACGGCGGCGACATGCTGGCCCGAGAAGGTGACGTCGCGCGCCAGCGGGCAGTAGGGCTTGTCGGGCGGCGGGGTGCCGAACCAGTCCGAGGCGGTTTTCAGGCTGATGGTCGTGTCCGGTGTCAGCACCTTGAGTACGCCCGGTGCTGCCTCGGCCGCCTCGCTGTCGATGGCGCGCACCTTGCCGGATGCAATCGTGCTTTCGACCAGCACGGCGTAGGCGAGGCCTTCGAGCTGCTGCTCGACGGCGTATTTGGCCGCACCCGTGATCTTGGCTGGGCCGTCGACGCGCGACAGCCGGCCGCCGACGGCTTCGGCGCCGCCGTCGGAGGCGTCGCCCCGTTTCGGTT
Coding sequences within:
- a CDS encoding slipin family protein; the encoded protein is MNIGYVAYLVLALIVVIFLSAAIRILREYQRGVVFTLGRFTGVKGPGLIILVPFVQQMVKVDLRVVVQDVPPQDVISRDNVSVKVNAVLYFRIVDAERAVIQVEDYMAATNQLAQTTLRSVLGKHELDEMLAERDRLNSDIQEILDQRTDAWGIKVSNVEIKHVDLNENMVRAIAKQAEAERLRRAKVINAEGEQQAAAKLVEAGRMLAAEPQAMQLRYFEALHDIAGERSSTVVFPLPVDLLGQFLKGQGK
- a CDS encoding helix-turn-helix transcriptional regulator, whose translation is MLSPHLRRASLIGDLLDQGRVITHLYRQALDHLAVPVVLTHANGAILHANAAAEQMFSAQGPILSRNGLLQAQNPVAARALLDAIASAAGADASLGARGIGLPVSAQGQPPAVAYVLPLTEGTARAVFRPACAAVFISTTTSASPLPEAVLITLFDLTPAEARVLLRIGGGLSASKSASSLGIGENTLKTHLNRIFARTGTRRQADLVKLVSDIGTPLAAHGP
- a CDS encoding helix-turn-helix domain-containing protein, giving the protein MSFSERVLELRLQSAHRMLSHKHSDMRVSDIALTSGFSDVSYFNRCFRRRFGYTPTSAR
- a CDS encoding xanthine dehydrogenase family protein molybdopterin-binding subunit: MTVHSIRVGEPKRGDASDGGAEAVGGRLSRVDGPAKITGAAKYAVEQQLEGLAYAVLVESTIASGKVRAIDSEAAEAAPGVLKVLTPDTTISLKTASDWFGTPPPDKPYCPLARDVTFSGQHVAAVVAETFEQAVAAAAMVKVSYDETPAIVDLSDGKAGDGIPVDAMTKEWGDASAAFAAAPVRICAAYNTPREYQAPMEPHGLIARWEGDHLTVWEPSQWLDGMARTYAEWFGVPFENVRLVSPYIGGGFGSKALALSHGAIAASAAKMLGRPVRLVMTRPQTFTGYGGRAATRQTVTIGADHDGMIQSIVHRGVNETSIDGMWVEPLGSVTSIMYATPNFSSKQNVVRVNSVVPGAMRAPGENPSAFGIESAIDELAYEVGIDPLEIRLRNYAEQDPHAKKAWSTRQLREAFTAGADRFGWTRRTPEPRSMRDGNQLIGWGVAAGTYPVRRAYGEAIVRILADGSVEVESSSIDMGQGTYTILAQTAAETVGVPADNVVVKLGDSRFPRAGVAGGSRLAGVMTGAVHKAATSALDQLIGLAISDPRSPFHALQANTLVVANGRITAPRGDGPDVSVAELLKSIGRDRIEATGDTMPANSSAEDRYKNYTTIAMALPHTEGDYSRHSWCAHFVEVRVDEDFGTVRVSRVVSALDSGRLYNPKLAESQWKGGIIMGIGQALLEEGIVDRRHGRIVNNNLADYLVPTNADIPDIEVISVGIPDLHSSVLGGKGVGELAIVGMAPAIANAVFHATGKRIRDLPITLEKLI
- a CDS encoding zinc-dependent alcohol dehydrogenase family protein, with the protein product MKAIELSQPRLDAFRAVTVATPEPQRGEVLIRQRAASLNFVDVAVASGNYPGPSFPLIPVADAAGEIVALGEGVARFAIGDRVVAHAKPRWIGGPPRPYETTQMRGISLPGSLAEYVALPANSLVPVPAHLSFEAASTLPIAGTTAWNAISAANVGPGSVVVLLGTGGVSIFTLQLAKAAGATVIITSSSDEKLERAKALGADHLINYRATPDWDGKVLELTGGLGADLIVETGGTATFARAVNATAPGGTLFTIGFVTGAEATVNLLPIIIKALKVVGNNTGSVSDLFDAAHAIGAARIEPVVDKMFSPDQATEAYTHMAAGGLHFGKLVFGLEW
- a CDS encoding NfeD family protein encodes the protein MTFARVALFAAAFVAAAVVSLFPSAGSEKVALSVAIDGAIGPASARQLEEALGVAAKRDAAVLILKLDTPGGLVTSMRQMISDILASPVPVIGYVAPAGGHAASAGTYILYATHVAAMAPGTNLGAATPVEMGGLPALPGDQKDNQKDATGRPAGDAMMTKVTNDAVALIRSLAELRNRNGDWGEKAVREAASLSANAALQEHVIDFVARDTTELLQLADGRTVDVAGKKVVLATKGLPVETLEPGWFIQLLSVITDPNTAVILMLVGVYGIVFEFTSPGAVAPGVIGTTCLVLGLYALDLLPINYTGLALMLLGIVFLIIEAFNPTVVLGLGGVAAFLFGAAMLLRIEGPGFAMSWAVIGPAAALTLGLALLSGTYLWAARRNPPRVGGEAMRGQPAEILDWQGGEGHVLALGERWRAKADEPVAAGDSVEVTDISDLVLTVRRRDAGRNGARQ
- a CDS encoding LysR family transcriptional regulator; translation: MQQSHEPAALAEMAAFAAIAEARSFTRAAARVGRDATILSRRLQSLETRLGVRLLSRTTRSVSLTEAGAEFLVRVRAILAAVDEAEAVASAHAGGGPRGVLRLALPGTFGRMWIGPLLPQFLAEFPDVRIEAEFSNRFTDLVAENFDVAVRLGSLEDSRLVARKVATRRRLLCAAPSYLARRGRPETPQALLDHSCLGFSGFQTFPAWEMTDREGRRARVEVSGPLVSDDAEVLVDAAVQGVGLMMSTDWLVGRELADGRLVPVLEEWTLADEGAVYVVTPSAKGKAAKTRAFADWIGKRFAPEPPWRR